Proteins encoded within one genomic window of Ranitomeya variabilis isolate aRanVar5 chromosome 4, aRanVar5.hap1, whole genome shotgun sequence:
- the LOC143770413 gene encoding interferon-inducible GTPase 5-like: MDSSINIISKEEVLRIQSALQEGDLCRATERLTESLREIENAPLNIAITGESGTGKSTFANVIRGMDDEEEGSAKTGVVQTTEVPTPYNHPQYPNVTVWDLPGIGTPDFAPDTYLQSVEFSCYDFFIILSSERFKKNDIDLAKAIQAMNKKFYFVRSKVDSDLNASRSRRKKTFNEENVLNEIRNNCIQNLKQGGIPQPQVFLVSFLDLDHYDFHEMQDTLEKELPEHKRHIFLISLPNISLPVLEKKRQALRKDIWKWALLSCGVAMVPVPGLSVICDIGILVNAIISYLKAFGLNNESLVKLANRFGKDVSELRSVIKSSLVLQEITKDLVVSLITKGAVGCLALIEYAVSNIPVLGTIAAGGISFGTTYWMLYSSLNEIAEDAVRVLGKTMETLV; encoded by the coding sequence AtggattcttctatcaacatcatcagTAAAGAAGAAGTGCTGCGCATTCAGTCGGCTTTACAAGAAGGAGACCTCTGTAGAGCAACTGAAAGACTCACAGAATCCCTCAGGGAAATAGAAAATGCCCCGTTGAACATTGCTATCACGGGAGAGTCAGGAACAGGAAAGTCCACTTTTGCTAATGTCATCCGTGGCATGGACGATGAAGAAGAAGGCTCGGCCAAAACTGGTGTGGTACAGACAACAGAGGTGCCAACTCCATACAACCATCCTCAGTATCCTAATGTAACTGTTTGGGATCTTCCAGGAATAGGAACTCCAGATTTTGCACCAGATACTTATCTTCAGTCTGTTGAATTTAGTTGTTATGACTTTTTCATCATTTTATCATCAGAACGTTTTAAGAAAAACGACATTGACCTAGCAAAGGCGATTCAAGCTATGAACAAGAAATTCTACTTTGTGAGATCCAAAGTTGACTCCGACTTGAATGCTTCCAGGAGCCGAAGGAAGAAGACATTCAATGAAGAGAATGTTCTCAATGAAATTAGAAATAACTGCATTCAAAACCTCAAACAAGGTGGAATCCCACAGCCCCAAGTATTTCTCGTCTCATTCCTGGACCTTGACCATTACGACTTTCACGAAATGCAGGACACTCTAGAAAAGGAGCTTCCAGAACACAAGAGACACATATTCCTGATCTCTCTACCCAACATTTCTCTACCAGTTCTTGAGAAGAAGCGTCAGGCTCTCAGGAAGGACATATGGAAGTGGGCTCTTCTTTCTTGTGGAGTCGCTATGGTCCCAGTCCCAGGCCTGTCTGTAATTTGTGATATAGGAATCCTGGTGAACGCAATCATAAGCTACCTGAAAGCTTTTGGCTTGAATAATGAATCTCTGGTAAAGTTAGCCAATAGGTTTGGTAAAGATGTCAGCGAGTTAAGATCAGTGATCAAGTCCTCTTTAGTCTTACAAGAGATAACTAAAGACCTTGTCGTGAGTTTAATAACCAAAGGGGCTGTGGGGTGTCTTGCATTAATTGAATATGCTGTTAGCAATATCCCAGTGCTGGGTACTATTGCAGCAGGGGGAATATCATTTGGTACCACTTACTGGATGCTCTATAGCTCCCTTAATGAGATTGCTGAAGATGCAGTGCGTGTTCTTGGCAAAACAATGGAGACACTTGTTTAG